TAAAGGTTCAAGTAGAAGTATAATTCCAAgcgaaaaataaaaaaataaataaataaaaagttgacACAGTTAAAtgattatttgaatttttttttatcattctttGAAATGCATTATACCTGCTACGTTCCACTGTTCACTAGTCACACTTTCCTACTTCTGCCTTACACTTTTATATTTGCATAAGTTGTGTCAAAAACTATGTACGCCTCTTTGGTGACATGTTTTCACGCTCGGTATTGCAGGTGCACATGGAGTGGCTACATGGGTACCCGACGATCAGACGTAAGTAATACAGCATAGGCCTAACGTTTTGACTTGTTCCATATATTGAACTGCCTTTTAATCACCTTTccagaattatttaaaatggaACGTTGGAGCCCTCGCTGGTGCAGTCGACTTAAGCGTTATTCTCAAGCACTCGACCTGCTTCTGATCAGACGTCACCGGATTGAATATAACTTCGGCTGGTCTTTAAGGCAGGAGGTTTTGCCAGGAAATTGGCGGAGATCGGTGTTTTACTCCTGGCACTCTAGTTGGGTTCCACCACACATAGGCATTGCCAGTGTCGTACATTTAAAATTACTGGAGTATGGTagtaaacacaaattaaaaaattaaataaatataatatggcAAGATAGTTCCTATTCGTGCGAGTGTAAGAACGATAATTCATTAGGCCATATTTTGAGATAGATATTCCATTTGTGGAAGTAAACAAATCTGTGAGATATGGTTAAAATCCATTTAGTTTAATGTTGGCACGAATGATAGAATTACAAGTTCAGCAGTTTATATGTGATCTTTCACTTTTAAGAGCCGACTTTATCTAGTCTTAACTTAGGTACTATATTAGTACCAGTATGTATTATTAGGGTGCTGCTTTAGAAATCGGATAACGGGAAAGGCTGGTGTATATAAGTAGTTATAACCCTTGTCTTCAAGTCGTTAGGATGCACATTGCAGGCGTACAGGTTCAATCTACGCCATGGGCCAGGAACTTTGTAATCACTTAcacacagagagagagagagagagagatgagagagagagagagagaggagagagagagagagagagagagagagagagagagagagagagagagagagagagagagagagagagagagagagagagagagagagagagagagagagagagagagagagagagagagaaaacacACAGCAATGTGGTTTATAACTGGAAATGGTCGAATTTTAAACTCTCAGTTTATAGGGAAGAAGGCTGTATTATTTAAATACTCTCAGTATCATGGTATCTTACTCTAATCTATTTATACAATTTCTTAAACTGTGCACTTGGTGTTTTTTAATAGGCGTTGATTTAGGTGTTAATGTCAAAAAGACTTCGTTTAATATACAGAAAGATTTAGACTGAAGGGGACAGTCTGACTCCAAATAGGGTCTAGTGCAAAAAAGTTTAAACAAGTAGAGCCCGATTTTAAACATTGAATTTTTTTAGATAAATACTTAAATGAGGAACATTTCGTTGCTAGTTTCTGTTTTTACTTTTATCATAGATGCAACGCAGCTTGCCACCCGTTGTGGTACGCCAGCAATGATGTCATTGCACTGGCGAACAACAAGGAATGAGCCCTTGTGTGTAATCCAGAAGTCAGTGCTGCACCTATCTTGCCTCGGGTAATACTTCTGCTTGGAACTGTTTTCATATTGAACCTATACTTCACTTAACAacgtttttttatgtttatccTTTCCTGACAATAAAGATGTTTTATAAGTGAACTTTATTGTGTAGTTAAGATTATTTTCATCTGTTTAATTAAGATCAGAAGAAAGACTGGATCAAGATAAATCAACCCCTAATACTGTTCTGGTGATCGTTCTTTAAAGTTTGTTGGGGACTTGCCTGTCATGCGCATTGAGCTAAGTCTGTAGGTGAAGCATGTGTGCGTCACTTGTGGGGAAATTCGTCATTTACGTGCTACATGCGAGACGTTGGTTTAATATAAACACACCAAGCTCCCTAGGCAATAATCTTTCtcgagtaagtgaaatattcttagcaCGGAGATAAAACTCCAACCAATCACTTGATGGTAAATGCATTGTCGTGGGAATCAGTCACAGATTTTACAAGGCAACAAGGATATAGTGGGTGGACAAATGCACATATGATATCCGTGTAAATAATGTGATCTGTAAACACGCAATACAATAGCTTAAGTAcggcatatgtatacataagacATATAGGAAATAGGTAAAGGGAGAAAACACCACCTTGCCTGAGTCTATCAGACACACTGACAAAGCGGGAAAAAAACCTCACAAACACCCAACGGAAATCATTGGATATTCTTCCAGATATTTAAATTTCATATTGacaattataaattatttactcCAATACCTGAGAAGTAACAAATCTATATCTATTACAATTTACAGTTACTCTTACAATGTGATTTATAATGACAATAATAAGTCGAAGAAATAGGCACCAAACAAGTAAGCAGTGGCTTTAAATATTGACATATATCCATTCATATAAATTAATCAAGTCATTGACCATATTGCAGGTTTTAGTGTTTTCGTTAATAGGGAATATTTCAATATCTGTCCTGTTGTGATTTCGGTTTGAAGGATGCAGTCTACAAACGATACCGGTACATGTTATTTCATGTGGCATACCAAAATTCCGTGTCTAAATACATTACGTGAGCAGCCATCTCATGTGGACAATAGCCAATGGACCAGGACATGCTAACACCAGGGCAACCCCAAAAGGATAAACAGCGAAGAACGGACTTACTGATcaaaaaccacaacaacaacactccaccaacacaccccccccccccgtaccCTCCTCTAAAAAGGCTAAGTTACATGAATGATGGGCGTAAAGTTACGGCTGCCGCAAATGTTATGTCAAAAAAATTACAGTGACTTTATTTTGACCATAGAAAAGTTCTGATTAGCACAAGCAGCTAAAATAATGCTATTTTTGAATGTTACATAAATTCTTTAATTGTCGTCCCATTTAACAGAAGTCAGCGATGTATACTGGGGATGACATTGGTACTTCCTCAGCAGGAAGCAACGTAAGTGTACTGCGCAtaacattggtacatgtatatatgtttatgaaacAATTAGCAGTGATCCATATGCAGTGCATTATCACTGCCGGTATGTAATACATGACTTTGTTTAGGGAAATAAAAGTGGCAGGTTTCACAGGTCTGATataaattttctcttttacCCTAATCCACGTCTATGCATGGCATTCATGGTCAGTGGATTTAAGAACATcataatgtatgtgtatttttaaaattaatagtTGACTGTGACAcattttctgcttgacgatGAAACGATGATTTCTCGAAAGTAAGCAAAGGTTAGAAGCCCTATATAGGACTATATTGTTTTAGACACATTTACACTCTCCCACAGTAGTATAGTTAGGTGTGTTGTTTTCAGACTGTTCCTGCAATCAAAGACTGGAATTTCTGCGTACGGGTTGGTTATTGACGTGACGAGGGTTGAatattatgatatactgtaGGTGGCATCGGTCTCTACTACTTCCGTCTATTTCCCAACTCTCCAACTCTGAGGCAACTGTTCTCAACGTCTTGCTTGAAAAATGTCAATATGGTAAAAAAACTTGGGTTGAGATATTCCACTTCAGGCTGGAAAATTGGACAATTTTCGCAATGGTGTGCGAATAAAGAATAATGCCCATATTCACCGTAGAATGTTTATTTTAAGCTGAAGTAATTgagccaattttttttatccGGGGTCATGCAGCTGTAACAATTATCTACATGACACACTACAGGCAATATGAGACTATAGCCGTACCATTTTTATCTATGTTTACCCCACTATAAACAGTCATGTAGTACACTACTAGTGTACCACAGGGTTAATCAGGGTTAATTTATCTATaaaccatttacatgtgaaaGAGACACTAAATCCTGCTTCCTTGTTTACCCCATTAAATTTCTGACACAGGAAAATTTTTCATTAAACTTTGAAGCTTGTATTAGCCGCGGATTTCTCCACCCCTGGTTTGGCCGTAGAATGATTTGAGGACACATTTTAGTTGTACCTGTTGTTGTCTACACAGAGCAATTGATGGTTCTCCATGACGCACTTTACGCCTTTACTGACACTGTGGTGTGTATTTGTACTGATGGTTGGAACAGGTAAGCCCTTAATATCGTGCCACACATTACTTTTTCGTGACATGCGGTGAATGTTGTACACTATATAAATGTTGTACGTATAATAAACATCATGCAATTTTTCATGACAACAACCACGTTTAGTGGACGTCCTGCTAAGTAAGTATGCTCCGgaatcattttcttcattctttCAGTTCTGTCGAATCCTGAGACCAAGTTGGTACAAGTTTATCGgaataaaattgtttattgtaaattgacaagcatacatttatatataggtgCACACTTTTCAGGACTTTTAGGGCTCCCGTTTTCCTCACAAGCCGTTGACCTTCCCCTTCCGTTAAgtgatatttttctgtttatggATGTTACTGTTGCCAGGTTGAATAAAACAGCTGAATGTGCACAAACCATACAGCGTATGCACCGTTGCATTAACTCTTCCTTTAGGTTACCGGAGCACACCATGACATACCACCAACAGTAGCCTGCACGTTTATCTGCAGTATATCAAGAAATCACCCTCGCAGTGTTATAGATTTTCCCCACCCTGGTAACCTCCAGTggaacagacaaaattctgatgcATTTAATTAAGTGTAATATAATATCGTACAtgcaaaaaaaagtatattatcAACCTataatgtctgtgtggcagtattttCCAATCAGTGTTTCAAAACTCTTTTAAGTCGTAGGCAAATCTTGGAGTATGTATTacctttacatcactgtcaccactatACAACTTTCACCATTCAACAGCTTAGATATATGTGGCTTGTAATTTAGGCTAAAATAACTTAGCCACTAATGTCCTCGTGCGGACATTGTCATTCAAAATGCCTTAGATGTCCGTTTGAATATTGTGATAATTGCATAGCTATAAAAGAGAACACATATGCTGACCTTTCAAGTATTAGAAATATAAACTGAGTGCGTTCCTATTGCAGGCGTTTGGGCCAGAGATGTCCTTGGTGGAATTGGTCTGAAGATGGACTGTGTTAGTTCGAATACCTCTGCCTCTGTTGAATGGTGTAAGAAGGAACAATGTGGTGATGACGACCCCGCAATTGAATGCTGGGAACAGAACACCCTGCAAATCGAAAATGTGTCGTATCACAAAGATAAAGGCTGTTACCTGTGCATGGACCAAGACACTAACGAAACACTACACAACGAATCCTTCAATATATACGGTGAGTCCAGTTTCTAATTACAGGTTTTCTGTATAGGATATTAATGCACAACCAGTTTGAGAAAAATCGAGACGCTGTTTTACAGTACTTCATTAAACCACAACAGCCCAGTCTCACATTGTTTATAAACAAGACGACAAAAGTTTTACTGAAATCTGTTTTTTATTAAAGCTATAGACCTGAAGAATCGAGTGATGTCGGCGCGGTGACCTTCCTTACTTTCCTCCCTTCTCgttattttcatgtaaatgattccTAGTCTGTATactatatgcatacatatgaCGCATGTCACGTACATACAGCCAAGTCATGATTCATATCGCTGTACCTGCTCCTCCCGTTATTTCTTTGCTTGAAAATGGAAGTTATATGGCTTTCTACGTATTTGCGCCATTTTTACCTTTAAGGTGTATACTGATATGATTTTCATTTATGCTAGTCTGTATCTATCTCATACAAATGTACAggattaaaataattttaataacatCACTGAATAAGTTCAATAATTGATTGAACCGAAAAACATTAATACAGTTTCTGTATGTATCTTAAGCTATCAACAAAATGGGGGCAACCATCAGTGTGAATAAACTACTGTTTTTGTATTGAAGAAACTCCTAAGAGAGTATGGCTGACAGATAAAACCAGTGTACCCCTAGTCTCCGTGGCCGGCAGGTTAGGCGACGTTGTAAGCTTGGCCTGTAATGTTCCATGCTCTA
Above is a window of Liolophura sinensis isolate JHLJ2023 chromosome 7, CUHK_Ljap_v2, whole genome shotgun sequence DNA encoding:
- the LOC135471066 gene encoding uncharacterized protein LOC135471066; translation: MTHFTPLLTLWCVFVLMVGTGVWARDVLGGIGLKMDCVSSNTSASVEWCKKEQCGDDDPAIECWEQNTLQIENVSYHKDKGCYLCMDQDTNETLHNESFNIYETPKRVWLTDKTSVPLVSVAGRLGDVVSLACNVPCSNPEPRVLWEDSNGISIGNGSLMPEGECNYTSAIDVKLTPGLAGNTIKCLAQNIAMWPPVSAASEVILTPRNVIRLNLWSAVLSL